One Silene latifolia isolate original U9 population chromosome 4, ASM4854445v1, whole genome shotgun sequence DNA segment encodes these proteins:
- the LOC141652146 gene encoding uncharacterized protein LOC141652146, translating into MTMTIVPTIDKPSYRVVELRKVQSTMRLLYLLRTNDGDQLPEPSLSLTAIDLPFGSTSTTYTLVGSASGVLCFYFKDRNLFILWNPSSGLLCSIACPDNSCPAYAFFRSLTSDNELIILALTKSVTNSSTCTFRRYSTETSRWDDVKVVTNYSREGSMTGPGFVAGQNIYWAGYRENSKLDSVVMYDITLGIVSVIPTNAPFTNPYDFFCLLTHVTLVGSETYFVLQRRTTHSSELLRLQGDIWVFICETNPASCIIDVVAKNRLLVLTGDILEMRDGDMKLLSRCPFAETYICPFVVLHSPNDEDVPSLKVYAEKNQKRSFMSMLKSAFGIRSSQSSPRLEKKSNGSSSRPLRRDPMGSSSMRI; encoded by the exons ATGACAATGACAATTGTTCCTACCATTGACAAACCAAGCTATAGAGTGGTGGAATTACGGAAAGTTCAATCTACGATGAGACTTCTGTATCTCCTCCGTACTAATGATGGTGATCAATTGCCTGAGCCATCACTGAGTTTAACGGCAATTGATTTGCCCTTTGGTTCAACATCAACTACTTACACCTTGGTTGGATCTGCGTCGGGTGTACTCTGTTTTTATTTCAAGGATAGAAACCTGTTTATCCTGTGGAATCCTTCCTCAGGTTTGCTTTGTTCAATAGCTTGTCCTGACAATTCATGTCCTGCTTATGCGTTTTTCCGATCGTTAACTTCCGATAATGAATTGATAATTCTTGCGCTCACAAAAAGTGTCACCAATAGTAGTACATGTACCTTTAGAAGGTATTCTACCGAAACTTCCAGATGGGATGATGTTAAGGTGGTTACTAACTATTCTCGCGAGGGTTCGATGACGGGCCCTGGGTTTGTGGCGGGCCAAAATATATATTGGGCGGGTTACCGTGAGAACTCGAAACTCGACTCTGTTGTGATGTATGATATCACACTTGGCATTGTCTCTGTTATTCCCACCAATGCACCCTTCACAAATCCATATGATTTTTTCTGCCTTTTAACCCATGTGACTCTCGTAGGCTCAGAGACCTACTTTGTTCTTCAAAGAAGAACCACCCATTCCTCGGAGCTACTTCGTCTACAAGGCGACATTTGGGTATTTATTTGTGAAACCAATCCTGCTTCCTGTATCATTGATGTTGTTGCTAAGAATAGGTTGCTCGTCCTCACTGGGGACATATTGGAGATGAGGGATGGAGATATGAAGTTGCTAAGCCGTTGTCCATTTGCGGAGACGTATATATGCCCATTTGTGGTTTTGCATTCGCCTAACGATGAGGATGTCCCATCTCTCAAG GTATATGCTGAGAAGAACCAGAAACGCTCCTTTATGTCCATGCTCAAGTCGGCCTTTGGGATTCGATCCAGCCAGAGCAGCCCTCGTTTGGAGAAGAAGAGTAATGGCAGCAGCTCCCGCCCACTAAGAAGGGATCCGATGGGCAGCAGCAGTATGAGGATCTAA
- the LOC141653232 gene encoding uncharacterized protein LOC141653232 yields the protein MTSIISSSNSILSPITTPKITSFILPSLKKCNLFVNQNMGFNGGCMSRRSNMYRNVICNSYSSYSSSSSSFDVSDKNGKIMVDSCLVVPPPKYKKPRAIVKFLGGAFIGKVSHVTYSYLVEFLAKEGYLVVLVPYNVTFNHEDATRQVYERFNACLDILLTSGLPEAGIQASQLVDLPVFSVGHSNGALLQVLTASYFSVKIPKANAIVSFNNRPATEAVPYFEQLGPLVSQVLPMVETTPVFSMANSLSGDAWKALVDGAGAVMSQNDSELFSSVTQFVDQLPSVLNEVRQGTSEFRPTPSENRECCRRSYNVPHTLLVKFSFDAIDETDVLEENLRPRVQAIGGTLEKIQLSGNHLTPCIQEPKWEVGSMYTPIDAVAQGLKAVSLNDTKVLAQTICSWLRLHE from the exons ATGACATCAATAATTTCTTCATCAAATTCAATCTTATCCCCAATTACAACACCAAAGATTACATCTTTTATATTACCCAGTTTGAAAAAATGCAATCTTTTTGTTAATCAAAACATGGGTTTTAATGGTGGGTGTATGAGTAGAAGAAGCAACATGTACAGAAATGTTATATGCAATTCTTACTCTTCatattcatcatcatcttcttcttttgATGTTAGTGATAAAAATGGGAAGATAATGGTGGATTCTTGCTTAGTTGTTCCTCCACCAAAGTATAAGAAACCTAGGGCTATTGTTAAGTTTTTGGGTGGTGCATTTATTGGAAAGGTTTCTCATGTTACTTATAG TTATCTAGTTGAGTTCCTGGCAAAGGAAGGATATTTGGTTGTGTTAGTGCCTTACAATGTGACATTCAATCACGAAGATGCTACCAGGCAAGTGTATGAGAGGTTTAATGCGTGCTTGGATATCCTTCTCACTTCAGGATTGCCCGAAGCAGGAATTCAGGCTTCGCAGCTTGTTGACCTTCCTGTATTTTCTGTTGGCCACAG CAATGGAGCACTTCTCCAAGTTCTGACAGCAAGCTACTTTTCTGTCAAAATACCAAAG GCTAATGCGATAGTTTCATTCAACAACAGGCCGGCAACAGAGGCAGTTCCTTACTTTGAACAG TTGGGTCCTCTAGTTAGTCAGGTTCTGCCAATGGTGGAGACAACTCCAGTGTTTTCAATGGCTAACAGCTTATCAG GAGATGCATGGAAGGCACTGGTAGATGGAGCTGGAGCAGTAATGTCACAAAATGATTCGGAGCTGTTCTCTTCAGTGACTCAATTTGTTGATCAGTTGCCTTCTGTGTTAAATGAG GTACGACAAGGAACATCAGAATTCAGGCCAACCCCATCAGAAAATCGTGAATGTTGCAGGCGCTCGTACAATGTTCCACACACTTTGCTG GTAAAATTCAGTTTTGATGCAATTGACGAAACAGATGTTCTTGAAGAGAACCTGAGGCCTCGAGTCCAAGCAATTGGAGGGACTCTTGAAAAGATTCAACTGAGTGGTAACCATCTGACACCATGCATACAGGAACCAAAATGGGAAGTGGGTAGCATGTACACTCCGATAGACGCGGTGGCTCAAGGTCTGAAAGCCGTTTCCCTGAATGACACCAAAGTTCTAGCCCAAACCATTTGCTCTTGGTTGAGACTTCATGAATAA
- the LOC141653234 gene encoding putative SNAP25 homologous protein SNAP30 yields the protein MSGIRSSPLHRFSKPSSAPPKVPSKAGSNPFDSDDESDKKPTVRSSAKSSSQPPSHPPKSSMINPFDDDADDRERERTSSTSKFNYSYAQRNKYKNNFRDSGGVDNQTVEELENYAVYRSEETTQAVNNCLKIAEGIREDATNTLVTLHQQGEQIARTHEEAVNIDYDLSRGEKLLGSLGGLFSKTWKPKKTAAVKGPATVRGDPVWSKGNHLEQREKLGLKPVSNDRSKSRCPLPEPTNALQKVEVEKAKQDDTLSDLSDLLGELKGMAVDMGSEIERQSKALDNLDDDVHILNDRVKGANQRTRRLLGRG from the exons ATGAGTGGAATCAGGAGCTCCCCATTACATAGGTTTTCTAAGCCTAGCTCTGCCCCTCCTAAAGTTCCGAGCAAGGCAGGCTCTAACCCCTTTGATTCTGATGACGAGTCTGATAAAAAGCCGACTGTTAGATCCTCAGCAAAATCTTCTTCACAACCACCCTCGCATCCACCAAAGTCCAGTATGATTAACCCTTTTGATGATGATGCTGACGATAGAGAGAGAGAAAGGACATCATCTACCTCTAAGTTCAATTACTCTTATGCACAAAGGAACAAATACAAGAACAACTTCCGTGACTCGGGAGGCGTAGACAATCAAACTGTGGAAGAACTAGAAAATTATGCTGTGTATAGATCTGAGGAGACCACCCAAGCTGTTAACAATTGTTTGAAGATTGCTGAGGGGATAAGAGAGGATGCTACTAATACATTGGTCACTCTCCATCAGCAAGGGGAACAGATTGCTAGAACCCATGAGGAGGCTGTAAATATAGACTATGATTTAAGCCGG GGTGAAAAACTTTTAGGGAGTCTCGGAGGGCTCTTCTCGAAGACTTGGAAGCCAAAGAAGACTGCTGCAGTTAAAGGGCCTGCTACAGTGAGAG GTGATCCTGTTTGGAGTAAAGGCAATCACTTGGAGCAGCGTGAAAAGCTAGGATTGAAGCCTGTGTCAAATGACCGTTCAAAATCCCGGTGCCCTCTCCCTGAACCCACAAATGCATTGCAAAAAGTGGAG GTGGAAAAGGCGAAGCAAGATGACACACTATCAGACTTGAGTGACCTTTTGGGAGAGCTGAAGGGTATGGCTGTCGACATGGGATCTGAGATTGAACG GCAAAGCAAAGCTTTGGACAACCTTGATGATGATGTGCATATTTTGAATGATCGTGTCAAGGGCGCTAACCAGCGTACGCGTCGTTTGCTGGGGAGAGGATGA
- the LOC141653231 gene encoding uncharacterized protein LOC141653231 has product MSTSSRSNSDVSFFDAEELLHVEERCRELRREKDLLRETQSQSFDLIKKLELHVRNLNDARLEDKRQIQDLQRELKNCYQEIDYLQDQLNEKNAYTDSLDEHIHNLDVKLSDFDVLEKEIISLREELKKSNSECEFLAHELETKEAELQKSCLHIEKLEESLSLTALEYQCEIESMKREMMSLESKSFEPKKLASKCNQETPVLNGSVLEPGLRLDDKGKTDTMARELIEYENLVKKLKDELKEQKSRAKEDSEDLAQEMAELRYQMTELLEEERKRRSCIEQASLQRISELEAQLQMERRKSIAISRGICEP; this is encoded by the exons ATGTCTACCAGTTCCAGGAGCAATTCTGATGTCTCCTTTTTTGATGCAGAGGAGCTATTACACGTCGAAGAAAGGTGCAGAGAG TTAAGAAGAGAGAAGGATCTGTTGAGAGAGACGCAATCCCAAAGCTTTGATTTGATCAAA AAATTAGAGCTGCATGTCAGGAACTTGAATGACGCCCGGTTGGAAGATAAAAGGCAAATTCAGGATTTACAAAGAGAGTTGAAGAACTGCTATCAGGAAATAG ATTACTTGCAGGATCAACTAAATGAAAAGAATGCTTATACAGACAGTCTAGACGAGCACATCCACAACCTCGATGTAAAGTTGTCTGATTTTGACGTATTGGAGAAGGAAATTATCAGCTTAAGAGAAGAACTAAAGAAATCAAATTCAGAGTGTGAGTTCTTGGCGCATGAGCTAGAAACTAAAGAAGCAGAATTACAAAAGTCTTGTTTGCACATAGAGAAGCTAGAAGAGTCGCTTTCTTTAACTGCATTAGAATACCAGTGTGAAATAGAGAGCATGAAGCGGGAAATGATGTCCCTGGAGTCAAAAAGCTTTGAACCCAAAAAACTCGCGTCCAAATGCAATCAAGAAACACCCGTTTTAAATGGATCTGTTTTGGAACCCGGGTTAAGGCTGGATGATAAGGGCAAGACAGATACAATGGCCCGTGAACTTATAGAATATGAAAACCTTGTAAAGAAGCTCAAGGATGAACTCAAGGAGCAGAAATCGAGGGCAAAAGAAGATTCTGAGGACTTAGCTCAGGAAATGGCGGAACTGAGATATCAAATGACGGAACTGCTTGAAGAAGAACGAAAACGTCGTTCTTGCATTGAGCAAGCATCCTTACAGAGAATATCGGAATTAGAGGCACAACTTCAGATGGAGCGAAGAAAGTCTATTGCCATCAGTCGTGGCATATGTGAACCGTAA